Below is a genomic region from Leptospira yasudae.
TCGCCAAAAGAATGTAAAGCGGCTGTTTCAAACTGTTGAACTGGCTCGCAAGAATCATATACGAAAGAAGAATCCCGAAGAACAACGCAAGAGTCAGACTTTCTCCCGATTCTTTCGCGGTTTTCGCCGAACCGGTCACCGACACAGAATATCCTTCCGGCAAAATCGATCGCGCGATCTCCAGAGCTTTTTCCGTGGAAGCGGTTTGACCTAGGCCCGGAGTCGGATTTCCGAAAACCCGGATCGCCCGTTCGCGGTTGATTCGAGTGATCGTCTTCAACGCTTCCTTTTCCTGGATGCTCACGACTTCTTTCAATTTTACGAATTCTCCGAAGGTGTTGCGAACGCTGATCTCGGGGATCACCGCAATCGTTTCCCCCTTGTCCTTTTGGATCTTAACGCGCACATCGTAGCTCCGACCATTCTCCGTAAAACGGCTTACGTTCTTACCGCCCATCAGAGTCCCCACGGTGTTTCCGACATTCGCCATGCTCACGCCTCGGAGCGCGGCGGCTTCCCGATTGGTCACGAGCCTGAGTTCTTTTTGTCCCGCGACGTAATCCGTATCCACGTCCAAAACGGCCTTACTTTCCTTGAGTTTATCGAGAATCTGCACCGAAAGAGCGGATAACGTCTGCCAATCGGGACCGGTTAACACGAGTTCGACGGGATATCCTCGTCCCGCTGAAAATCCTCTCTGCGAAAGATCCTGCACCGAGAACGTAGCCTCCGGAACGAGTTCCTTCAAATCCTTTCGTAAAATTCCGAAAAGCGCGGCCTGCGTGATTTCCCTTCCGGTCTTAGGATTTTTCGGCCTTTGTCCCATTTCCTTCATCGTGATAAAAAACATTCCCGCGTTCGCTTCGGTTCCTCCGAATCCGCCCACGTTGGAAATATATTTATCGATTTCCTTTCTTTGGATGAGATATTGCTCCACCTTCTTCATCACCTCGTCCGTTCTCTGCAAAGAAGAACCCAAAGGCAAACGCGCGCGCACGATAAAACGCCCCATGTCCTGCGGAGGAATGAATTCCTTCTTTAAAAGAAAGAAAAAACCGAGCGATACGAGAAACAACGCGGTCGTTCCGTACAAAATCGATTTAGGATATTTTAATACGAAATCGATCGAACGGGCGTATAAGTCCGTGCTGTAGTCGAGAAAGCGTTCGATCGTCGGGTCCATTCTTTTGAAAATCGAAACCCTTGAAATCCAACGATTCCAAGATTCGCGCGCGTCTGCGGAAAACACGGAGGAAAGATAGGATTTCCTTCCATTCTCCCGTTTGCCTTCGCTGTACAACGAGGCGCGCATCGGAGTAAAACTCAACGCTTCGAAAAGGGAAAGAAGCACCGCGACGGAAATCGTAACGCCGAATTCCAAAAAGTATCTTCCGATGATTCCCTTCATAAACGCGACGGGAAGAAAGATCGCAACGACGGCTAACGTGGCGGCCAACGCGGCGAAACGGATTTCGGAGGCGCCGTCCAATGCCGAGTCGAACCAGGACTTGCCCATCTCCCGATGTCGCGTAATATTTTCGAGAACCATGATCGCATCGTCGACAACGATCCCGGTTGCGAGGGACAAACCCAACATCGTGAACGTGTTGATCGTAAAACCCGCAAAGTATAAAAACAAAAACGTTCCGATCACCGAAGTCGGAATCGCAAGAAGCACGTTGCCCGTGCTTTTCCAATTTCCCAAAAACAAACGGCAGACGAATCCGGTAAGAATCGCGGAAAAGATCAGAGTGAATTCGAGTTCGTTTACGCTGTCTCGGATATAGCCCGTGTTATCGTTGGAAACGGTGAGATCGTATCCTTTCGGAAGTTTCGGTTTTAATTCCTTTACCTTCGCCTTAACAAGATCTCCGACTTGAACCGCGTTCGCGCCTTTGAGTTTTTTAATTCCGATCGCGACGGCTGAAATTCCGTTAAAGCGGGAAATTCTCCGAACTTCGCCTAACCCGTCTTCTACGATCGCGATGTCCTTCAGACGAATCGATCGGAATAAGGGAGAACCGCTTCTCGAATTCAAAAAGATATTTCCGAGCTGCTCCGCGGTCGGTACCTCTCCCACGGCGCGAAGACTGATCTCGCTCGTTTTATTTTCCAATCGACCGGAAGGAACTTCGAGATTCTGTTCCTTCAACGTGTTGACGATATCGTCGACGGCGATTTCGCTTCTTGAAAGTTTGATCGGATCCAGATAGACGTTGATCGTCCGATCCACGTAACCGCCGAGAATGATCTCGCCCACTCCGGAAATCTTCTGAAACTTATCCTTCAGAAAATCCTTCACAAAGAGCATCTTTTCTTTTTCCGTTTTATCGACCGCAGTCACCGAAACCCAGATGATCGGGGTGTCATCCGGATTGGATTTCGTAATCACGGCCGGATCCATTTCTTCGGGAAGTTTGTTGGAAACCTGCGCGAGTTTGGTTTGAATCTCCTGCACCGCGACGTCAACGTCACGGCTGAGTTCCAACTCGACGGTTACGGTCGCCGATCCGTCCGAAGAAGTAGAACGAACCTCGGTGACTCCTTCTACAGCCATCAGAACCTCTTCGATCGGGTCCACGACGTCGGTTTCCATCACCTGCGCGTTGGCTCCGACCAAGGTAAGAGAAACGTTGACCACGGGAAAGTCCACGTCGGGCATCTGAGAAACGCCCATTCTTGAGAATCCGACCGAGCCGAACAGAATGATCGCGGCCATCATCATCCAAGAAAAAATAGGATTGCGTATCGATACTGAGGAAAGCAAGAAAAACCCCTTAGATGAAATCAAACGAAGAAAGGAACGACCTTGAATACGCATTCGACCTGTTTTTCCGGTCGCAGGTCCGATTTTTTGCGGATCATTCCACTCTCATCCTATAATCTTGGACAATTTTCTAATTATTTCACAGGTTCGAAAATTATAATACACATTTGTGCTAAAAATGAGAAAACAACGCATTCGAAATTTTCCTTTTGTTTGAGAGCGCTCCGAGAATCGGAGAAGTTATGCGTCCTCATAGACTAAACGCCGTTAGCAAATCGAAACGCAACGTTAGGTTAATAATTTATAGAAAAGCTTCTTAGGGAGAAGGACCCGAAGTTTCTTCGTAAAAAAATCGAAATTTATTTTAAATCAAACGGGAAATTTCTTTCAATTTCGATCTTTTCGTCCAATACTTTGCAGCCGGCTTCTTCACTTAGATAGAAACACGACGCGCATCGTTATGAAAAAGAACGACATTCCTTCCACGAACCACGAAACGAACGGAAGCAACGAAGATTCCCGTCCAGGTTCCTTAAAAAAGAACCTGATCGGTAAAAAACGAAAACTCGGCATTCGCGCCCGTATCTCCATCATCCTCACCGCGTTATTGACCGTGGGCGCGCTTTTAGTGACGACGATCAATTCCATTGTCGCTTATCAAAGACTCAAACAGGAAGCCGAATCGGGAGCGAGACTCGCTTCCGAAAAATACACGAGAGAAATATCACAATTCTTGAATGTAGGACTCGGGGCCGTACGGAGTTTCAAGGCCGTTCTGGAAAAAACGAGGCCGAACCGCCCGATGTTCGTCGACGCCTTGGGACAATTTCTGCACATTCAACCCGACTACTTCGGAGTCTGGGCCGTGTTCGAACCGAACGCGTACGACCGATCTGATAACGCGTATAAAAACGCGAAAGGACACGACTCGTCCGGAAGATTCGTTCCTTATATCAACCGAGCCCTCGACGAAAACAAACTCGTATATGAGAATTGCGTAAACTACGAAGATCCCGGACCGAAAGGACTTTATTATTCCGTACCAAGACAGACACAAAAAGAATTTCTCACCGAACCCACGAGTTATCTCGTATCCGGAAAATCGATCCTCATGGTTTCCATCGTAGCCCCCGTATTCCGTGATTCGAAATTCGCGGGCGTGGTCGGAATGGACGTAACGATCGAAAGAATGCAGACGAGAATCGGATCGATCCGTCCTTTCCGCAACCAAGGGTATCTCGCTTTTTTATCACCGGACGGCTCTTTTGTCGCAAACGGAAAAAACCCGGAGACGGTGGGCAAGTTGATCGAGGATGAAAGCGAACGAAAAAGAATCACGAACGGAATCGCTTCCGGACAACCTTTTATAGAAGCCAAAGAAGGTTTCACGCACTATTATTATCCGGTTCTTTTGGGAGATTCCCCTCGCCCTTGGGCCGTAAGAGTATCCATTCCGGATTCATTATATTCAGGAGATCTAATTTATATTTGGGCAATCTCCCTGATTTCCACGTTTGCGATACTCGGATTGATTCTGATCACTCTTCGATTCTCCTTCGATCGATACGTTCTCAAAGGACTATCCAAAGCCATCGCATATTCCGAACAAATCGCAAAGGGAAATCTTTCCGCGAGAGCGCATTATCCGAGAGAGGACGAAATCGGCGAATTGTTGTCCGCGATGGATAAAATGCGGGAGGATCTTTCCATGTATCTCGAGGAAAGAATCGTAACGCAGGCCGCGTTGAGAGAAAGCGAGGAAATCCGCAAAAGAAACGAATTGATCGAAGCGCAGAAAAAACATCTGGAAGAAGCTCTTGAAAATTTACGTAAGGCGCAGAATCAATTGCTTCATTCCGTGCGAATGGCGACTCTCGGCCAACTCTCCGCGGGGATCAGTCACGAACTCAACAATCCTCTCGGCGCGATCAAGGCTTCCAATCAGACGCTTCTCGCGTCCGTTCCGAAAATGCGTTCGATGTTGCCCGAAGTTCATTCGATCTTATCGCTCGCTTCTCCGGAAGAAAGACAACTCTATATCGAATTTATCGACACTTGCAGAAAGGGCGATTCCGGAATCGCCGGTCTGGAAGTGAGAAAAAGAAGAAAGGATATCAGCGACACTCTCAAAAATTGGAATATTCCCAATCACGAAGCGTTAGCCGATACGATCGCCGACATGGGAATCGAAAGCATTCCCGAAACGTATAAACCTTTTTTTCAAATGTCCAATCGCGAAACGCTTTTGGAATACATTTATCTGGAGGAAATCTATTTCAGAAATTCGGATACGATCCGAGTTTCGGTGGATCGAGCTTCCAAGATTTTATTCGAGCTGAGAAATTATTCCGAAGCGGGCAACGAAAGTTCTACGAGAAACGTTCACCTCGAAGAAACTCTAGAAACCGTGTTTACCGTTTATCAACATTACATTCGCCGCGGAGTGAATCTGGTCCGATCCATCGAAGAAGTTCCTCCGGTTCACTGCGTTCGGGAAGAAATCGTTCAGATCTGGACGCATTTGATCTTTAACGCGTTGCAGGCGATGCAGTTCAAAGGAAACCTCACGGTCCGTTTGTATCAGCAAAACGGAGAGGCGGTCGTGGAAATCGAAGACGACGGCCCCGGAATTCCGGAAGAGATCGGCGAGAAAATTTTCGAACCGTTCTTCACCACCAAGGACGTGGGAGAAGGAAGCGGCTTAGGTTTGGATCTTGTCCGTAAACTTCTACTCAAAAACGAAGGAAGAATCGAATGGTTCAGCCAACCCGGACAAACGGTCTTCCGCGTTTTTTTACCGCTGGATTTGAACCCGCCGGAAGATTCCGCGTGAGCGGGCCGCAAGGCGCGAAGCGTCGTCGCAGACGACGAGCGGGACTCCGCGAGCCTGAAGGCGCGCGACTCGAAGCCGATTACGAAACTACATTCGTTTTTTTGAATATTCTGGCGAGAGGCACGCCCGAAAAGAACTTCAAGTCGTTCGATTGAGTTCTTCGAGACAGGCGATGCAAAGACAATCTTCGTATTCTTTCTTGAGCCGCGCCCGGACTTCCGGTGAAAGTTTCACGGAAAAACACTCGCAGAAGTTCGCTGCGGCGCCGCATCCAAAAACCTTGCCGCAGCGCTGACAAGGTTTTTGAACGATTCCGGTTTTTGAGAATTCAACTTCGGACATAAACTAAGTCGTTTCGAAACGATCAAACGTCCCAGGAATAATGAAAGAAGGTTTCGTCTTTCACGAATCCGATCGACTCGTATAATTTTTGCGCCTTGTGATTGTCGAACGCGGTGGAAAGCTGAAGATATTTCGCGTCCGTTCCTCTCGCGAGAACCGCGCTTTGTTCGATGAGCGCTCTTGCTCCGCCCTTCTTTCTATATTCGGGCCGAACGAAAAGATCGTTTAAAATCCAAGCGCGTTTCATGGACAAGGAAGTAAAGATCGGATACAACTGGGTAAATCCGCAGTATCGATCGTCCTCCGTATAAACGTAGATTTTGGATTCTTGGTTGCGGATTCTTTCTTCGATGAACTTTGTCGCTCCGGCGAGATCCGATTCCTTCTGATAGAACTGACGGTATTCGTCGAACAATTTCGCGAGTTCGGGCAGATCCTGTAGGGAAGCTTCTCTGATTTTCATTTTCAATTTTCCTAATATACCTATTTTTTACGGATCGAGGACTCTACAAGTTTAAAACGAAATCGAGTCGCTTCGCATTAATTTACGAAAGTTTTCCATTTACCGGAAAGTTTACCCTTGCGTATCAAATGAATCTCTCCCAGTTCGGCCATTACCTTCTCGCTTTGAGTCGGTCTGTAAAATACGAAATCGTTCGGGAACAGGGAAGTTTTCAGAGAACCGTTGAGAATTCCCTGATTCGTGCTCGCTCCATAAAGCGAATTGTCCTGAAGACCGGACGGAGATTCTTTCTTTGCGGAAAACGCGCCTCCGTACGTAAAATACGTCAGTTGTTGATTCGGATCCCAGAGCGAAAACAAAAACGAAATCGATTCCAAAAACGGAATGTTGGTTCCCTCCAAACGTTTCAAGATCGGAGCCGCTATAAAGACGGCGGGAGAATGTTCTTCCAAACTCACCGTATCGAAGTCCGTAGGTTTGACGAGCGCCGAACCGACCGATACGTCGTTGACGATTCCGTTTCCGAATTCCTGATAAAAACGATACGTCTTACTTCCGCCTCCGTTGAATACGAGTTCTCCCTGAAATTGTTCCGGAAACTTTTCTTTCGAATAGTTTATAAATTCCGAATATACTTGCAGGGACTTTTTCAAAGAATCCTCGATCGCACGGATTTTATCCCCGAAGATCACCGGAACCGAAGCGACATGCGGTTCGTATCCCATAAATCCGGAAAAGCGCAGATGTTGTTTGTTTTGACGAAGGAGCGTAAAGGAAGAATCCAGTTCTTCTTTTTTTCGAAAACCGCCTCTGTGCAACCCGATGTCGATCTCCAAGCATACGGACAACCTGAGATTTTCCTTTTGAGCGAAGGCAAGATACTCTTTGAGCCTTTCTTCGGTATCGACGAGCCACAGAACGTTTTGAAAGAATTTTGCGTCCGTTTTGGTATAAACGTACGCTACTGCGTTGATCGGCATGGGTTTTCCCAAAAGAATATTAAATTTTCTGAATTCTCCGTCCGACAAAAGCATCGCGACGTCTCCCGAATGAAACACCATCAAACGATCGCTACCCGTGGCGCGCACGATATATCGCAAAAGATCCAAGGAAGGAAGCGACTTTACGACGACGCGATATTGCAATGGGGACTTTAGTTTTTCCTTAAGAACCTTGAGATTCTCATCCAGACGATCCAGATCCAAAAGAACGATCGGTTTGCCGGGACCGTTCGTTTTCAATTCTTCGTTGAGGTTTTTAAAATAGGGAGAATACGGTTTTCCGTTATCGCCGGGTTTGATCGCGAAGATCAGAAGGAAAAGCAGGATCGGAATTCCGACCAAGATCGTCTTCTTGCGGATGAGCTTCATTCGTTTACTCCTTAGTTACACCGGTAAGAATGGAGTTCAAAGTCGAGTTCAAGATTTTTTCCAAAGTTCGTTCCTCTAAAATCGCCGGAGGAATTTGTCTTCCGTTGACAAGAACCGCAAAGCCGTGAACGAGACTCCAAAGCGTAAAAGAAAGACCGTACGGATCTTCCTCTTTGAAGATACCTCTTTTTTGACCGTCTTCCAAAATTCGAAACAAACCCATAAACGCTTCCCTTCCGATCGTTTCCAACTCTTCGGG
It encodes:
- a CDS encoding efflux RND transporter permease subunit; amino-acid sequence: MLSSVSIRNPIFSWMMMAAIILFGSVGFSRMGVSQMPDVDFPVVNVSLTLVGANAQVMETDVVDPIEEVLMAVEGVTEVRSTSSDGSATVTVELELSRDVDVAVQEIQTKLAQVSNKLPEEMDPAVITKSNPDDTPIIWVSVTAVDKTEKEKMLFVKDFLKDKFQKISGVGEIILGGYVDRTINVYLDPIKLSRSEIAVDDIVNTLKEQNLEVPSGRLENKTSEISLRAVGEVPTAEQLGNIFLNSRSGSPLFRSIRLKDIAIVEDGLGEVRRISRFNGISAVAIGIKKLKGANAVQVGDLVKAKVKELKPKLPKGYDLTVSNDNTGYIRDSVNELEFTLIFSAILTGFVCRLFLGNWKSTGNVLLAIPTSVIGTFLFLYFAGFTINTFTMLGLSLATGIVVDDAIMVLENITRHREMGKSWFDSALDGASEIRFAALAATLAVVAIFLPVAFMKGIIGRYFLEFGVTISVAVLLSLFEALSFTPMRASLYSEGKRENGRKSYLSSVFSADARESWNRWISRVSIFKRMDPTIERFLDYSTDLYARSIDFVLKYPKSILYGTTALFLVSLGFFFLLKKEFIPPQDMGRFIVRARLPLGSSLQRTDEVMKKVEQYLIQRKEIDKYISNVGGFGGTEANAGMFFITMKEMGQRPKNPKTGREITQAALFGILRKDLKELVPEATFSVQDLSQRGFSAGRGYPVELVLTGPDWQTLSALSVQILDKLKESKAVLDVDTDYVAGQKELRLVTNREAAALRGVSMANVGNTVGTLMGGKNVSRFTENGRSYDVRVKIQKDKGETIAVIPEISVRNTFGEFVKLKEVVSIQEKEALKTITRINRERAIRVFGNPTPGLGQTASTEKALEIARSILPEGYSVSVTGSAKTAKESGESLTLALFFGILLSYMILASQFNSLKQPLYILLAMPFSFTGALVALYLFGQSFNMYSFIGLILLLGLVKKNSILLVEFVNHVRTTGKSIQESIREGCPIRLRPVLMTSFSSIAAAIPPALALGPGAETRIPMAVTILGGMTLSTLITLLVVPAAYYLGEKEKEEGTTKASFVFPEPSPSVPKNKKTKK
- a CDS encoding ATP-binding protein, with translation MKKNDIPSTNHETNGSNEDSRPGSLKKNLIGKKRKLGIRARISIILTALLTVGALLVTTINSIVAYQRLKQEAESGARLASEKYTREISQFLNVGLGAVRSFKAVLEKTRPNRPMFVDALGQFLHIQPDYFGVWAVFEPNAYDRSDNAYKNAKGHDSSGRFVPYINRALDENKLVYENCVNYEDPGPKGLYYSVPRQTQKEFLTEPTSYLVSGKSILMVSIVAPVFRDSKFAGVVGMDVTIERMQTRIGSIRPFRNQGYLAFLSPDGSFVANGKNPETVGKLIEDESERKRITNGIASGQPFIEAKEGFTHYYYPVLLGDSPRPWAVRVSIPDSLYSGDLIYIWAISLISTFAILGLILITLRFSFDRYVLKGLSKAIAYSEQIAKGNLSARAHYPREDEIGELLSAMDKMREDLSMYLEERIVTQAALRESEEIRKRNELIEAQKKHLEEALENLRKAQNQLLHSVRMATLGQLSAGISHELNNPLGAIKASNQTLLASVPKMRSMLPEVHSILSLASPEERQLYIEFIDTCRKGDSGIAGLEVRKRRKDISDTLKNWNIPNHEALADTIADMGIESIPETYKPFFQMSNRETLLEYIYLEEIYFRNSDTIRVSVDRASKILFELRNYSEAGNESSTRNVHLEETLETVFTVYQHYIRRGVNLVRSIEEVPPVHCVREEIVQIWTHLIFNALQAMQFKGNLTVRLYQQNGEAVVEIEDDGPGIPEEIGEKIFEPFFTTKDVGEGSGLGLDLVRKLLLKNEGRIEWFSQPGQTVFRVFLPLDLNPPEDSA
- a CDS encoding cysteine-rich CWC family protein; this translates as MSEVEFSKTGIVQKPCQRCGKVFGCGAAANFCECFSVKLSPEVRARLKKEYEDCLCIACLEELNRTT
- a CDS encoding GNAT family N-acetyltransferase, with the translated sequence MKIREASLQDLPELAKLFDEYRQFYQKESDLAGATKFIEERIRNQESKIYVYTEDDRYCGFTQLYPIFTSLSMKRAWILNDLFVRPEYRKKGGARALIEQSAVLARGTDAKYLQLSTAFDNHKAQKLYESIGFVKDETFFHYSWDV
- a CDS encoding alanine racemase, whose translation is MKLIRKKTILVGIPILLFLLIFAIKPGDNGKPYSPYFKNLNEELKTNGPGKPIVLLDLDRLDENLKVLKEKLKSPLQYRVVVKSLPSLDLLRYIVRATGSDRLMVFHSGDVAMLLSDGEFRKFNILLGKPMPINAVAYVYTKTDAKFFQNVLWLVDTEERLKEYLAFAQKENLRLSVCLEIDIGLHRGGFRKKEELDSSFTLLRQNKQHLRFSGFMGYEPHVASVPVIFGDKIRAIEDSLKKSLQVYSEFINYSKEKFPEQFQGELVFNGGGSKTYRFYQEFGNGIVNDVSVGSALVKPTDFDTVSLEEHSPAVFIAAPILKRLEGTNIPFLESISFLFSLWDPNQQLTYFTYGGAFSAKKESPSGLQDNSLYGASTNQGILNGSLKTSLFPNDFVFYRPTQSEKVMAELGEIHLIRKGKLSGKWKTFVN